The Campylobacter concisus nucleotide sequence CATTTGGCAGTAAAAATAGAATTTATGCTGCGATTAAATTTTTCATCTATACATTTTTAGGCTCTGTCTTTATGCTAGTAGCGATCATCTTTATCGGCTATTTGTGCTATCAAAAAAGCGGCGTCTTTAGCTTTAGCTTGCTTGACTGGTACAAGCTTAGTATCGGGCAAAGCGCTCAAATTTGGCTATTTTTAGCGTTTTTCTTTGCCTTTGGTGTGAAAACTCCATTATTTCCATTTCATACGTGGCTACCTTACGCGCACGGACAGGCTCCGACTATCGGCTCGGTGCTGCTTGCTAGCGTGCTTTTAAAGATGGGCACTTACGGCTTTGTGAGATTTTCACTACCGCTTTTTCCAGACGCGAGCCTACTTTTAAGTGGCTTTGTCTGCGTCATAGCCATCATTATGATCATCTACGCAGCCCTCGTTGCCTACGCACAAAGCGACATAAAGCAAGTGATCGCTTATAGCTCCATTTCACACATGGGCGTCATCATGCTTGGCATTTTTTCACTAAATTTAATAGGCCTTGGTGGCTCAATATTTTTGATGATAAGCCACGGCATCGTTAGTGGTGCGCTATTTTTGTTAGTTGGCGTCATCTATGAGAGGGCTCACACCAAAGAAATTTGCGAATTTGGTGGCCTTGCCAAGGTCATGCCAAAGTACGCGCTCATATTTTTTATAGCAACGCTTGCAAGTATCGGCCTACCTCTAACGATTGGCTTTGTTGGCGAGTTTTTGAGCCTGCTTGGCGTCTTTAAGCTAAACAAGCTCTTTGCGCTACTTGGTGGCTTTAGCATCATCGTGGGCGCTGTTTATATGCTAGTGCTTTATAAAAGGGTATTTTTTGGCGAGTGTAAGGAGAAAAATTTAAGCCTAAAAGATCTAAATTTCAAAGAGCTAGCCGCTCTTGTGCCACTTTGCTTGCTTATCATCACTCTTGGTGTTGCTCCAAATTTAATACTAAAGCCGCTTGAGCCAAGCGCGCAAAATATCATAAGCAAAATGCAAACTAGAGCTGTAAATAGCGACACAAAGGATAAGATTTTATCTTTAAATGGCGGGAGCAAACTATGAACGAAATAGCCTTTTTAGACCTTAAAGAAATTTCTTTATCTTCGGTTGCTCCGATGCTTAGCATGATAATTTTTGCGCTTTTTATCTTAATCGTTGGCACCATAAAAAAAGATCTTTCAAGAAATTTCTACTGCGTATTTTGTATTATCGCAATATTTGTAAATTTAGGTCTAATACTTGATTTTAACGGTCTTAGCCTTAGCTTTTGGGATATGCTTTTAGTTGATGGCGTTTCGGTCATCTCTCAAGTCATCATCCTAATCGCCTCAGCCCTTTTTATCCCGCTCGCACTTAGCACAAAAGAGTATTTTGAGTACAAAATTTACGAGTATTACGCTCTATTTTTGTTTATGATCGCTGGATTTTTATTTATGGTGAGCTCAAGCAACCTACTCATTATATTTTTGGGCCTTGAGATCAGCTCACTTTGCCTCTACACCCTAATAGCCCTTCACAACAAGGCAAAAAGCATCGAGCTGCCATTAAATACTTTGCTATGGGCTCGCTCTCGGCTGGCTTTTTTGCGATGGCAATAGCGATGTTTTATCTAGCGACAAACTCAATAGGCATCGCTCGTATCGGCATTGTGATAAAAGATCTTAGCCTAAATCAAAATTTGATCATTTTATTAGGCTGCGTTTTCATCGCTTCAGCCATTGGCTTTAAGCTCTCACTCATACCATTTCACACATGGATCCCAGACGTTTATGAAGGCTCAAATGCCCCACTTGCTGGCTATATGTCGATCGTGCCAAAGGTGGCAGCTTTTATCGTTGCGTTAAGAATTTTTGCGATGCTTGAAGACTCACAAATTTCATGGATAAAAGATATGCTCTACATCATCGCCGTGCTTACGATGAGCCTTGCAAATATCATGGCACTAGTACAAAAGGACGTAAAAAGAATGCTCGCCTTTAGCTCCATAGCTCACGCTGGTGTCGTGCTTTGTGCACTTGTGGCAAATTCTCACGAGGCAAATGTCGCCTTGTTTTTTTACTGGATCATGTTTTTGTTTGCAAATTTGGGTGCATTTTCTATGCTCTGGGTGGCAAGGTGCGACGATGTGGTCTGCTGGGATAAGCGTTTAAGCACCCATTTGAGAAATTTTCAGGGCTTATAAAAATTTTACCAAGCTACGCAGTTATAATGGGAATTTTCATGATCGCCCTTGCTGGTATACCGCCTTTTAGCGTCTTTTGGGGCAAGATGGTACTTATCTCATCGCTCATAAAGTCTGATTACGTCGTGCTTAGCGTTATAATCATGATAAATTCTGCCATTGCGATTTATTACTATTTAAAGCTAATCGTCTTTATGTTTTTAAAAGAGCCGATCGTAAAAGATAAAAATCTCTACACTGCAAATATCTCGATGGCATTAAAAGTAATTGTTGGCATTGCGGTAGCTGGAACGGCCTTTTCGTTTTTATTTTCTGGAGCGATTTTGGAATTTATTGAGCATTTTGTCTTTGCTTCAGGATTTTAGAAAATTTAACTATAATTGCGGCATGAAAAAGCTCTTAATTATTTTATTTTTTCCGCTTTATCTAACCGCTTTTAATCTTAGCCTAAATAGCGGCGCAAATGGCGATAAACCCTATAGCGTCCTTCAGCTAAGCGATGAGCAAGAATTTGAATGCGTGGAACAAATTTTAGCTTACGATACCAAACGCTATGTCTGCATGCTAGATAATGAAATTTTGCCAAAAATTGAAGATACGACACTGCCATTAATGGATATAAAATATAAAAAGCAAGATGGCAAACTTTTTATCGTCATAATGCCAAAAGCACCGTCAAAACTACTAAATATAAAAACTGAGCTTTATAATAGCCAAAACGTACAAGATAGCCCAAAAACAACCATTTCAAAACACTTTAGCATAATCATAGATACTTCGCTCAGTGAAAATAGCAAGAGAAAGTCTGGGCTAAATTTTAAACCTGATTTTAAAGATATGCTAAATCCTAGTATCGGAGCGCTTGATCTTAATAAAGCCCCTATTGCTGGGCTTGATAGTAAT carries:
- a CDS encoding NADH:ubiquinone oxidoreductase subunit M is translated as MLSVIIFFPAISAILGFLIENKSIKFYGASIALIELLLAIFICVNVDFQGYDFVLTHQVSLIPSLNISYFVGIDTISLALIVLSAFMSFISIVALSDDGNLKHLIISVLFLESTMMGVFSALDMILFYSFWELSLIPLLYIIGAFGSKNRIYAAIKFFIYTFLGSVFMLVAIIFIGYLCYQKSGVFSFSLLDWYKLSIGQSAQIWLFLAFFFAFGVKTPLFPFHTWLPYAHGQAPTIGSVLLASVLLKMGTYGFVRFSLPLFPDASLLLSGFVCVIAIIMIIYAALVAYAQSDIKQVIAYSSISHMGVIMLGIFSLNLIGLGGSIFLMISHGIVSGALFLLVGVIYERAHTKEICEFGGLAKVMPKYALIFFIATLASIGLPLTIGFVGEFLSLLGVFKLNKLFALLGGFSIIVGAVYMLVLYKRVFFGECKEKNLSLKDLNFKELAALVPLCLLIITLGVAPNLILKPLEPSAQNIISKMQTRAVNSDTKDKILSLNGGSKL